One Alkalicoccus halolimnae DNA segment encodes these proteins:
- a CDS encoding YtxH domain-containing protein, with protein sequence MAETQQSKASTKLVTGMAVGALVGAAVVMFDSNTRTKVVDNAGSLKDSTMKKAGEIREDPGGTKDQVMERVQSATTILKEAVNDLQGLYNKANSEVFEQVNEVKEDAEKIISSAKEAGSDLEDVGEKVMDAKEELVSDSSENSQEDNQTGGNDTTGRPV encoded by the coding sequence ATGGCAGAAACACAGCAGAGCAAAGCGAGTACAAAGCTGGTAACAGGAATGGCAGTCGGAGCCCTCGTCGGCGCAGCCGTTGTTATGTTCGATTCGAACACCCGTACAAAAGTTGTCGATAATGCCGGCAGCCTGAAGGACTCAACAATGAAAAAAGCAGGTGAAATAAGAGAGGATCCAGGCGGTACAAAGGACCAGGTAATGGAGCGGGTTCAAAGTGCCACTACTATTTTGAAGGAGGCTGTTAACGATCTTCAAGGCTTATATAATAAGGCGAATTCTGAGGTTTTTGAGCAGGTCAATGAGGTAAAAGAAGACGCAGAAAAGATTATTTCCAGTGCGAAAGAAGCAGGAAGCGACCTGGAAGATGTCGGCGAAAAAGTGATGGATGCGAAAGAAGAGCTGGTAAGCGACTCTTCTGAGAACAGCCAGGAGGATAATCAGACAGGCGGCAACGATACTACGGGCCGTCCGGTTTAG
- a CDS encoding malate synthase G, protein MSTYRKQGKLEVNELLYQFIEQEVLPGTKVDSTTFWKGAEDIISELQPGTEAALEIREEIQKKLDSWHRENPGTPDPEKYHSYLKDIGYLEPEGEDVTVTTSNLDKEVTEQAGPQLVVPVNNARYAINAANARWGSLYDALYGTDVIPEKDGAEKTGAYNPKRGEKVIAYAREFLDEHFPLEEGSHKDVSSYQIKNGSLTIEAAGMKTLKNPAAFLGHRGKEEDPEAVILINNSLHVEIQIDRTHPIGKTDKAGIKDVMLEAATTTIVDAEDSVAAVDAEDKVGVYRNWLGLMKGDLSTTFKKGAEEVKRTLSEDRTYTGKNGEGRISGRSLLLMRNVGHLMTTDMIKTADGKEIPEGIADALITSLIAKHDLLKNGRFQNSKTGSIYIVKPKMHGSQEVKLTNALMTRVEEVIGVPKNTIKIGVMDEERRTSLNLKQCIREVKERVFFINTGFLDRTGDEIHTSFLGGAMIRKGDMKQSVWLSAYEESNVYQGLHTALYKRGQIGKGMWPMPDEMKQMMEQKSGHLLAGGNTAWVPSPTAAALHAMHYHQIDTKQVQTGKLQTLHPRAEDMLQIPLEADPSWEEQDRRHELENNAQGILGYVVRWVEQGVGCSKVPDLNNVHLMEDRATLRIASQHMANWLEHGICSKEEIRSTMEKMARLVDKQNEGDPDYLPMAPDFDHSTAFQAALELVLEGKHQPSGYTEPILHRRRREFKAKQLQHQ, encoded by the coding sequence ATGAGTACTTACAGAAAGCAGGGAAAGCTCGAAGTAAATGAACTGCTCTATCAGTTCATAGAACAGGAAGTGCTGCCCGGTACAAAAGTAGATTCAACCACCTTCTGGAAGGGCGCAGAAGACATTATTTCCGAGCTTCAGCCGGGTACGGAGGCGGCGCTCGAAATCAGGGAAGAGATACAAAAAAAGCTGGACAGCTGGCACCGGGAAAACCCCGGCACTCCGGATCCGGAAAAGTATCACAGCTACTTAAAGGACATCGGCTACCTCGAGCCTGAAGGTGAGGACGTTACGGTTACTACCTCCAACCTGGACAAGGAAGTAACCGAACAAGCCGGACCGCAGCTCGTCGTTCCGGTAAATAACGCCCGCTACGCCATCAACGCGGCAAACGCCCGCTGGGGAAGCCTGTATGATGCTTTATATGGTACAGATGTTATACCGGAAAAGGATGGAGCGGAAAAGACAGGCGCTTATAACCCGAAGCGTGGAGAAAAAGTGATCGCCTATGCGAGGGAGTTTTTAGACGAACACTTCCCACTGGAGGAAGGCAGTCATAAAGACGTTTCTTCTTATCAGATTAAAAACGGCAGTCTCACGATTGAAGCAGCCGGGATGAAAACCTTAAAAAATCCGGCAGCATTTTTAGGACACAGAGGAAAAGAAGAAGATCCGGAGGCGGTCATATTAATCAACAACAGCCTTCACGTGGAAATACAGATCGACCGCACCCACCCGATAGGGAAAACCGACAAAGCCGGAATCAAGGATGTGATGCTCGAAGCAGCGACGACAACGATCGTCGACGCGGAAGACAGCGTAGCAGCCGTTGATGCAGAAGATAAAGTCGGCGTTTACCGCAACTGGCTCGGGTTAATGAAGGGGGACTTATCGACGACCTTCAAAAAAGGTGCGGAGGAAGTGAAGCGGACCCTCTCGGAAGACAGGACGTACACAGGCAAAAACGGGGAGGGCCGGATTTCGGGAAGGTCGCTCCTCCTGATGCGGAATGTCGGACATTTAATGACAACCGACATGATAAAAACCGCTGACGGAAAAGAAATTCCCGAAGGTATCGCAGACGCGCTCATCACGTCACTGATCGCCAAGCATGACTTATTAAAGAACGGGCGTTTTCAGAACTCGAAAACGGGATCGATTTACATTGTCAAACCAAAAATGCACGGTTCGCAGGAAGTGAAGCTGACCAATGCTTTAATGACAAGAGTGGAAGAAGTCATCGGCGTTCCGAAAAATACGATCAAGATCGGGGTGATGGACGAGGAAAGAAGAACATCGCTCAACTTAAAGCAGTGTATACGCGAAGTAAAAGAGCGGGTGTTCTTTATTAATACCGGATTCCTCGACCGTACCGGCGATGAGATTCATACTTCTTTCCTCGGAGGGGCGATGATCCGCAAAGGGGACATGAAACAGTCGGTCTGGCTCTCTGCGTACGAAGAGTCCAATGTCTACCAGGGGCTGCATACCGCACTTTACAAACGGGGACAGATCGGCAAGGGCATGTGGCCGATGCCGGATGAAATGAAACAGATGATGGAACAGAAAAGCGGCCATCTTCTTGCAGGAGGGAATACAGCCTGGGTGCCGTCGCCGACCGCCGCTGCGCTCCATGCAATGCATTACCATCAAATTGATACGAAGCAGGTTCAGACTGGTAAATTGCAGACGCTTCATCCCCGTGCAGAAGATATGCTGCAGATTCCACTGGAAGCTGATCCTTCCTGGGAGGAACAGGACCGGCGCCACGAACTGGAAAATAACGCACAGGGCATTCTCGGCTATGTAGTCCGCTGGGTGGAACAGGGAGTCGGCTGTTCGAAAGTACCTGATTTAAACAACGTCCATCTTATGGAGGACAGAGCCACGCTGCGGATAGCAAGCCAGCATATGGCAAACTGGCTGGAACACGGTATCTGTTCAAAAGAAGAAATTCGAAGCACGATGGAAAAAATGGCAAGACTCGTGGATAAACAGAACGAAGGAGATCCCGATTACCTGCCGATGGCTCCGGATTTCGATCATTCCACCGCCTTTCAGGCAGCGCTGGAACTCGTTCTTGAAGGAAAGCATCAGCCGAGCGGGTACACAGAGCCGATTCTTCACCGCAGAAGAAGAGAATTCAAAGCCAAACAGCTGCAGCATCAGTAG
- a CDS encoding DUF423 domain-containing protein: MKLFLVLGGTMSFLFVAIGAFGAHALADKLEANGYTATFETGVQYHMIHALAIVAVAILTQHLSSSGLLTGAGWAFFTGIIIFSGSLYALSLTGIRVLGAITPIGGVAFLTGWVLLIIAALAE; the protein is encoded by the coding sequence ATGAAACTATTTTTAGTGCTCGGCGGAACCATGTCTTTTTTATTCGTAGCGATCGGGGCATTCGGGGCGCACGCGCTTGCGGATAAACTCGAAGCAAACGGCTATACCGCTACGTTCGAAACAGGGGTTCAGTATCATATGATCCATGCTCTGGCGATTGTAGCCGTAGCGATTCTGACTCAGCATTTATCATCCAGCGGACTTCTAACCGGGGCGGGCTGGGCCTTCTTTACAGGAATTATTATATTCTCCGGAAGCCTCTACGCCCTCAGTTTAACCGGCATCCGCGTTCTCGGAGCAATTACGCCTATTGGAGGCGTCGCCTTTCTCACAGGATGGGTCTTACTCATTATCGCTGCGTTAGCAGAATAA
- a CDS encoding GNAT family N-acetyltransferase: MSKSVYVRPYTMDDYEDLLLIQKEAFPPPFPEELWWSKAHIKAHTETFPEGAMIAFDGESPAGSATSLITTLEKGRHTWDEIADEGYIKQSHNPDGDTLYGIDVCVRPSFRGRGIAAALYEERKRLVQSLGLKRYVAGCRIPGYSSYAEELDAAAYVQKVESGELHDLVLSFMLKQGLSVVEVIPDYLEDEESKDYGVLVEWKNPAFL; the protein is encoded by the coding sequence ATGTCAAAATCCGTTTATGTACGTCCTTATACTATGGATGACTATGAAGATCTTCTGCTCATTCAAAAAGAAGCTTTCCCACCCCCTTTTCCCGAAGAGCTGTGGTGGTCTAAAGCCCACATTAAAGCTCATACAGAGACATTTCCGGAAGGTGCGATGATCGCATTTGATGGAGAGAGTCCGGCAGGATCGGCGACTTCTCTCATCACAACACTGGAGAAAGGCCGTCATACATGGGATGAAATCGCCGATGAAGGGTATATCAAACAATCGCACAACCCCGACGGTGATACGCTCTACGGGATCGATGTCTGCGTCCGTCCTTCGTTCCGCGGCCGCGGGATCGCAGCCGCTTTGTATGAGGAACGGAAACGGCTCGTTCAATCGCTCGGCTTGAAGCGTTACGTCGCCGGCTGCCGCATTCCCGGATACAGCAGCTATGCTGAGGAGCTCGATGCAGCTGCCTACGTGCAGAAAGTGGAAAGCGGGGAACTCCATGACCTCGTCCTCTCCTTTATGCTGAAACAGGGGCTTTCGGTGGTTGAGGTCATTCCCGATTATTTAGAAGATGAGGAGTCAAAGGATTACGGGGTGCTCGTAGAATGGAAAAACCCGGCTTTTCTTTAA
- a CDS encoding YwdI family protein, with protein sequence MQAIFVHKVVRQGRFLNDVQPEKAELFRFQPEQGKIKTRKERCQMDIPAKLVIEKMEMELHRLKHSVDDPNAGTSYRDHAQSLKTYCELLLESQHTGTHYKVDKVQHASVENVRPPEKPIESKQPKKKASIYDDGDEPASDSLLDF encoded by the coding sequence ATGCAGGCAATTTTTGTGCACAAAGTTGTCCGGCAGGGAAGGTTTTTGAATGACGTGCAGCCTGAAAAAGCAGAGCTGTTTCGTTTCCAGCCGGAACAAGGTAAAATAAAAACGAGAAAGGAGCGATGCCAAATGGACATCCCTGCAAAGCTCGTTATTGAAAAGATGGAAATGGAGCTTCATCGTTTAAAACACAGCGTAGATGATCCGAACGCAGGTACGTCTTACCGCGATCACGCTCAGTCGCTGAAAACATATTGTGAACTGCTTCTCGAGTCCCAGCATACCGGCACTCATTATAAAGTTGATAAAGTGCAGCATGCTTCTGTCGAAAACGTCCGGCCGCCGGAAAAGCCCATTGAATCAAAGCAGCCTAAAAAGAAAGCCTCGATTTACGATGACGGGGACGAGCCGGCGAGTGACAGTCTGCTGGACTTTTAA
- the pta gene encoding phosphate acetyltransferase, translating into MSDMFTEIKQEVKEVNPAIVFPEGTDERILEAAARLHKEGIIQPILIGTRQDVEIKAKEIGQDVSGITILDPETYEAFDELVDAFVERRKGKNTKDEAQQILKSANYFGTMLVYTGRAAGLVSGAIHSTGDTVRPALQIIKTKEGVKKTSGVFVMVKNDERYIFGDCAINIAPDSSDLAETAVEAGKTAKVFGIDPKVAMLSFSTKGSAKSEETDRVAEAVMLAKEKNPELNVDGEFQFDAAFVPDVAAKKAPDSPLRGEANTFIFPSLEAGNIGYKIAQRLGGYEAIGPILQGLNQPVNDLSRGCSQEDVYKLALITAMQSLQK; encoded by the coding sequence GTGAGCGATATGTTTACGGAGATAAAACAAGAGGTGAAAGAGGTCAATCCCGCAATTGTGTTTCCGGAAGGAACAGATGAAAGAATTCTGGAAGCGGCAGCCCGTCTGCACAAAGAAGGCATTATACAGCCGATCCTGATCGGCACCCGTCAGGATGTGGAGATTAAAGCGAAAGAAATCGGACAGGACGTTTCCGGGATTACTATTTTAGATCCGGAAACGTACGAAGCCTTTGATGAGCTTGTCGATGCTTTTGTCGAGCGCCGCAAAGGTAAAAATACTAAAGACGAAGCGCAGCAGATATTAAAATCAGCAAATTACTTCGGCACGATGCTCGTATATACAGGCAGAGCCGCGGGACTTGTAAGTGGGGCAATTCACTCGACCGGAGATACGGTGCGGCCGGCACTGCAGATTATTAAAACAAAAGAAGGCGTCAAGAAAACGTCCGGCGTTTTCGTAATGGTAAAAAATGACGAACGGTATATTTTCGGTGACTGTGCCATCAACATTGCTCCGGACAGCAGTGACCTTGCTGAAACAGCAGTGGAAGCAGGCAAAACAGCCAAAGTGTTCGGGATCGATCCGAAGGTGGCGATGCTCAGCTTCTCGACAAAAGGGTCCGCAAAGAGCGAAGAAACCGACCGCGTCGCGGAAGCGGTTATGCTTGCCAAAGAAAAGAACCCGGAGCTTAATGTCGATGGGGAATTTCAGTTTGACGCCGCCTTTGTTCCGGATGTAGCAGCAAAGAAAGCACCGGATTCCCCACTTAGGGGAGAAGCAAACACGTTCATCTTCCCGAGTCTGGAAGCCGGCAATATCGGCTACAAAATTGCCCAGCGTCTCGGCGGATACGAAGCGATCGGTCCCATACTTCAAGGACTGAATCAGCCGGTGAACGACCTTTCCCGCGGCTGCAGCCAGGAAGATGTCTACAAGCTCGCACTCATCACCGCCATGCAGAGCCTGCAGAAATAA
- a CDS encoding DUF421 domain-containing protein: MFFDDWQGIYRTIIIAFCVYPLLILMLRISGKRTLSKMNMFDFIITIALGSTVATILLDANIAYAEGMTAIAMLILLQFLATWLSVHAAFFNSLIKGEPRLLFYEGTFMDGAMKKERIKEDEIKQAVRTNGHVSLNTVQAVVLETDGSLSVMGKSESSSESVLPSEK, from the coding sequence ATGTTTTTTGACGATTGGCAGGGAATTTACAGAACGATTATTATTGCCTTTTGTGTTTATCCGCTGCTTATACTAATGCTTCGTATTTCGGGAAAACGTACGTTGTCGAAAATGAATATGTTCGATTTCATTATTACAATTGCACTTGGTTCTACCGTTGCTACTATTCTTCTTGATGCAAATATTGCTTATGCAGAGGGAATGACCGCAATTGCAATGCTGATTCTTCTGCAGTTTCTTGCTACGTGGCTTTCTGTTCATGCAGCGTTTTTTAACTCGCTGATTAAAGGAGAACCCCGTTTGCTTTTTTATGAAGGAACGTTTATGGACGGCGCTATGAAAAAAGAGCGCATAAAAGAGGATGAGATCAAGCAGGCCGTCCGTACGAACGGGCATGTTTCCCTGAACACTGTGCAGGCGGTTGTGCTCGAAACGGACGGGTCTCTTTCTGTGATGGGAAAATCTGAAAGCAGTTCAGAAAGCGTTCTTCCTTCCGAAAAATAA
- the hemQ gene encoding hydrogen peroxide-dependent heme synthase yields the protein MAEPAKTLDGWYCYHDFRTINWPEWQKLSDSERDSILNEFLNMVEAWEDVQAKFEGSHGVYSILGQKADIMILWLRPTMDELLDLEAALNKSRLAAYMKPTYSYVSVVELSNYLPSDKDPNQDPEIQARLKPILPKWKYVCFYPMDKRRQGSDNWYMLSMEDRQTMMRSHGMIGRQYAGKVRQIISGSVGFDDWEWGVTLFAHDVLEFKKLVYEMRFDEVSARYGEFGTFYVGQTMENSEIKPYFEV from the coding sequence TTGGCAGAACCAGCAAAGACCCTCGATGGATGGTATTGCTACCATGATTTCCGCACGATCAACTGGCCGGAGTGGCAGAAGCTTTCCGACAGTGAGCGGGATTCAATATTAAATGAATTTTTAAATATGGTTGAAGCCTGGGAAGATGTGCAGGCAAAATTTGAAGGCAGCCACGGTGTCTATTCTATTCTTGGACAGAAAGCAGACATCATGATTCTATGGCTTCGTCCAACGATGGATGAGCTGCTTGACCTGGAAGCTGCATTGAATAAATCCCGCCTTGCCGCTTACATGAAACCGACGTACTCGTATGTTTCCGTCGTGGAGCTGAGCAATTATCTGCCATCTGATAAAGATCCGAATCAGGATCCTGAAATCCAGGCCCGTCTGAAGCCGATACTTCCAAAATGGAAGTACGTCTGTTTTTATCCGATGGATAAACGCCGTCAGGGCAGCGACAACTGGTACATGCTTTCCATGGAAGATCGTCAGACAATGATGCGCAGCCACGGCATGATTGGACGTCAATATGCAGGAAAAGTCCGCCAGATTATTTCCGGTTCCGTAGGCTTTGACGACTGGGAATGGGGCGTTACGCTGTTTGCCCACGATGTGCTTGAATTTAAAAAGCTTGTCTACGAAATGCGTTTTGATGAAGTCAGCGCGCGCTACGGCGAGTTTGGCACGTTTTACGTCGGCCAGACGATGGAAAACAGCGAAATAAAACCTTACTTCGAGGTGTAA
- a CDS encoding FAD-dependent oxidoreductase gives MLFEPLSIGTLKLRSRVMMGSMHVGLEGMDRGEERLTEFYRRRAQHDVGLIVTGGAAVNPEGNGGGEDFMTIYKEEDVTRWKPLTKAVHDEGGAIALQLFHAGRYAYKAMTGLDPVAPSALRSPINPDAPRALSAEEVEQTIRDFADGASRAKAAGFDAVEIMGSEGYLINEFVSPVTNIREDKWGGSFEKRLRFPLAVLEAVRAAVGPDFPVVFRMSGLDLIDGSTTEEETAVWAKKLEEYGADAINIGIGWHESRTPTISMKVPRMQFVPVAEGISEHVSIPVIASNRINDPRDAEAILQRGKVQLVSMARPFLADPAILSKAKEARHEEINTCIACNQACLDHVFEGKPATCLVNPEAGRELDMPLLPTAEPKKIVIVGAGPAGMETARVAAERGHEVTLIDERPEIGGQLNYSKRIPGKEEFYETLRYYSVQLNKLGVNIHLNKTIDADDELLSKADEVVLSTGILPRQPKIAGLEHAVSYKDVFDGKAEAGKEIVIIGGGGIACDLALFVSKESAPSITMLQRSKSFARGIGKTTRWATLMEMKQKGIQMIGGIDYYDRIEKNQVVYTFDGQKQSVSCDTVVIAAGQLVNVSLGEELEARGKKVHIIGGAKDALGLDAKRAIYDGAVTARAL, from the coding sequence ATGTTATTTGAACCTTTATCGATCGGGACGCTTAAGCTCCGCAGTCGTGTCATGATGGGATCCATGCACGTCGGTCTCGAAGGAATGGACCGCGGCGAAGAGCGGCTCACCGAATTTTACCGCAGGCGGGCTCAGCATGATGTCGGCCTTATCGTCACCGGCGGCGCGGCAGTAAACCCCGAAGGCAACGGCGGCGGAGAAGACTTTATGACGATTTACAAAGAAGAGGACGTAACCCGTTGGAAGCCGCTCACAAAGGCCGTTCATGACGAAGGCGGGGCGATTGCCCTGCAGCTTTTTCACGCCGGAAGGTATGCTTATAAGGCGATGACAGGTCTCGATCCTGTCGCTCCGTCCGCTCTTCGTTCTCCTATCAATCCCGATGCGCCGCGCGCGTTATCCGCAGAAGAAGTCGAGCAGACGATCCGCGATTTCGCCGATGGAGCTTCCCGGGCGAAGGCAGCCGGGTTTGATGCCGTGGAAATCATGGGATCGGAAGGCTACCTGATAAACGAATTTGTCTCTCCAGTGACTAATATACGTGAGGATAAGTGGGGCGGCTCTTTTGAAAAACGTCTCCGTTTCCCGCTTGCCGTGCTTGAGGCGGTCCGCGCTGCGGTCGGTCCTGATTTCCCGGTTGTTTTCCGGATGTCAGGACTGGATTTAATCGACGGAAGTACAACGGAAGAGGAAACAGCTGTATGGGCAAAAAAGCTTGAGGAATACGGAGCCGATGCCATTAATATCGGGATCGGCTGGCATGAATCCCGCACGCCGACCATTTCGATGAAGGTTCCGCGTATGCAGTTTGTTCCGGTAGCTGAAGGCATTTCCGAGCACGTTTCCATTCCGGTAATCGCCAGCAACCGCATCAACGACCCGCGTGATGCCGAAGCGATTCTTCAGCGCGGCAAGGTTCAGCTCGTTTCCATGGCCCGCCCTTTTCTGGCTGACCCTGCCATTTTATCGAAAGCAAAAGAGGCGCGGCACGAGGAGATCAATACGTGCATCGCCTGCAATCAGGCCTGTCTGGATCATGTATTTGAAGGGAAACCGGCTACCTGCCTCGTTAATCCGGAAGCAGGAAGAGAGCTTGACATGCCGCTCCTTCCCACAGCAGAACCGAAAAAAATCGTCATCGTCGGGGCCGGCCCGGCTGGAATGGAAACAGCACGTGTCGCAGCCGAACGCGGACACGAGGTCACGCTCATCGATGAACGGCCGGAAATCGGCGGCCAGCTGAATTATTCGAAGCGCATTCCGGGTAAAGAAGAATTTTATGAAACGCTGCGCTATTACAGTGTTCAGCTGAACAAACTCGGCGTTAACATTCATTTAAATAAAACAATCGACGCAGACGATGAGCTGCTTTCCAAAGCTGACGAAGTTGTCCTATCGACAGGCATCCTTCCACGCCAGCCGAAAATTGCCGGACTCGAACACGCGGTTTCTTATAAAGACGTATTCGACGGCAAAGCTGAGGCAGGAAAAGAGATTGTGATTATCGGAGGCGGAGGTATCGCCTGTGATCTGGCTTTGTTTGTCAGTAAAGAAAGCGCCCCTTCTATTACAATGCTGCAGCGAAGCAAATCGTTTGCTCGCGGCATCGGTAAAACGACGCGCTGGGCGACGCTGATGGAGATGAAGCAGAAAGGGATTCAGATGATCGGAGGCATCGACTACTACGACCGGATTGAAAAGAATCAGGTCGTCTATACATTTGACGGACAAAAACAAAGCGTCTCCTGCGATACGGTCGTGATCGCTGCCGGCCAGCTCGTCAACGTTTCCCTCGGGGAAGAACTGGAGGCACGAGGAAAGAAAGTACACATTATCGGAGGAGCCAAAGACGCCCTCGGACTGGACGCAAAGCGGGCCATCTATGACGGTGCGGTGACGGCAAGAGCATTATAA
- a CDS encoding enoyl-CoA hydratase/isomerase family protein, with protein sequence MNNKVMYSVENEVATIAINRPEVKNAIDKETHEELYEAFSTAKKDETVKVIVFTGSGDSFSSGADLKSIPTEELGTFDYGFYLDETYNRLLLLMEEIEKPIVAYINGMAVGAGLSLALACDFRFADRNASFALSFLKIGLVPDAGASYYLPRLVGLSKALELGTGVKIDVEKALQIGLINGHGYPDTWIEQLTMAPLPAYGMMKRNMRRGFEDSLEEVLAYEVEGQREAGKSQAHQDALQAFLQKSQKK encoded by the coding sequence ATGAATAATAAAGTGATGTACAGTGTAGAGAACGAGGTGGCGACCATTGCTATTAACCGTCCCGAGGTGAAAAATGCGATCGATAAAGAAACTCACGAAGAACTTTACGAAGCGTTTTCCACAGCGAAAAAGGACGAAACTGTTAAAGTGATCGTCTTCACTGGCAGCGGTGATTCTTTTTCCAGCGGAGCGGACTTGAAAAGTATCCCGACAGAAGAGCTCGGAACGTTTGATTACGGTTTTTATTTAGACGAAACCTACAATCGCCTCCTGCTGCTGATGGAAGAAATTGAAAAGCCAATCGTAGCTTATATTAACGGCATGGCTGTCGGGGCCGGCTTGAGCCTGGCGCTTGCCTGTGATTTCCGTTTTGCGGACAGGAACGCCTCCTTTGCGCTCAGCTTTTTGAAAATCGGACTCGTCCCCGACGCCGGTGCTTCCTACTATCTGCCGAGGCTCGTCGGTCTGTCGAAAGCTCTTGAGCTCGGTACCGGTGTAAAAATTGACGTTGAAAAAGCGCTGCAGATCGGGCTGATCAACGGACACGGCTATCCGGACACGTGGATTGAGCAGCTCACGATGGCACCTCTTCCCGCCTATGGAATGATGAAACGCAATATGCGCCGCGGTTTTGAAGACAGTCTGGAAGAAGTGCTCGCATACGAAGTCGAAGGCCAGCGGGAAGCCGGAAAGTCCCAGGCACACCAGGATGCCCTGCAGGCTTTTCTGCAAAAGTCCCAGAAGAAGTAA